In one window of Campylobacter hepaticus DNA:
- a CDS encoding DUF1882 domain-containing protein: MISPMDMSLIKIISDHYYIRRDKIVNKLTHRGRLFFDKFERIDAPLNLNIMKEHAAKKIVVAHDLITRDNKVENIVFDYNGFNAERFYHRAQLILREEGFINFTAYKTKTSGHLHLYIHKGHTALDEGYSLASKLSMMFASKMPVEWKVFPSKDLPREFNILILPYEVYQKERGSSWSKHM, translated from the coding sequence TTGATTTCACCAATGGATATGTCGTTAATTAAAATAATTAGCGATCATTATTATATAAGACGTGATAAAATTGTAAATAAACTTACGCATAGGGGTCGTTTATTTTTTGATAAATTCGAAAGGATTGATGCTCCTTTAAATTTAAATATTATGAAAGAGCATGCTGCTAAAAAAATTGTTGTTGCTCATGATTTAATAACGCGTGATAATAAGGTAGAAAATATTGTGTTTGATTATAATGGCTTTAATGCTGAAAGATTTTATCATCGTGCACAATTGATTTTAAGAGAAGAAGGTTTTATAAATTTTACAGCTTATAAAACTAAAACCTCTGGACATTTACATCTTTATATTCATAAAGGGCATACAGCATTAGATGAAGGTTATTCTTTAGCATCTAAACTTTCTATGATGTTTGCAAGTAAAATGCCAGTAGAATGGAAAGTTTTTCCTAGTAAAGATTTGCCTAGAGAATTTAATATTTTAATATTACCCTATGAAGTTTATCAAAAAGAACGAGGAAGTTCTTGGTCTAAGCATATGTGA